A part of Salmo trutta chromosome 15, fSalTru1.1, whole genome shotgun sequence genomic DNA contains:
- the LOC115149420 gene encoding dopamine beta-hydroxylase gives MRLFNKDLRLQDVTLMYLTVLATLVVILVASYQVDPAASPSRGGSTPTSTSTPVQLPYHMPLDPRGHLQLSWNISYPLQELYLEVRCSEMKHGLVLGMSDRGELTNADLVVLWDDGHQSFFGDAWSDSQGHVSLDSQQDYQLMDTRQTPEGFSLLFKRPFSTCDPRDYIIEEGTVHLIYGVLDQPIRSLQQLNLSQIETGVQRALLLRPDTPSPSLPRDVQTLEVRTPDITIPTQETTYWCHIFQLPPNMPKNHIVMYESVVTPGNEAIVHHMEVFECSPEMSTVPQYSGSCDSKMKPASLNYCRHVLAAWAMGAKSFYYPADAGLPLGGPASSRFLRLEVHYHNPLLISGRKDNSGVRLYHTPSLRRYDAGIMELGLVYTPVMAIPPREQNFHLTGFCTSKCTQTALPPGGINIFASQLHTHLAGRGVRTVLVRGGREVKVVQEDKHFSTHYQIIRMLRKMVTVLPGDVLLTKCTYNTEDRSQPTVGGFGIMEEMCVNYVHYYPRTQLELCKSNVDPGYLQKYFSFINRFQGGDVCSCGQTSVTDQFSSLSWDSFSGEVLNSLYNTAPISMACNQSSAKLFPGDWERQELPVVTSQLQRPRYPCEGGKLPSQSSEPTVVQPDRGEEV, from the exons ATGCGCCTCTTCAACAAGGACCTGAGGCTGCAGGACGTGACTCTGATGTACCTGACAGTCTTAGCCACCCTGGTGGTGATCCTGGTAGCCTCCTACCAAGTAGATCCTGCTGCCAGCCCCTCCAGGGGAGGATCCACcccaacctccacctccaccccggTGCAGCTGCCCTACCACATGCCCCTGGACCCACGTGGACACCTACAGCTCTCTTGGAACATCTCCTACCCCCTCCAGGAGCTCTATCTGGAGGTGCGCTGCAGCGAAATGAAACATGGCCTGGTCCTGGGGATGTCCGACCGCGGGGAGCTCACCAACGCTGACCTGGTGGTCCTCTGGGACGACGGCCACCAGTCCTTCTTTGGG GATGCGTGGAGTGACAGTCAGGGTCATGTGAGTCTGGACAGCCAACAGGACTACCAGCTGATGGACACCAGGCAGACACCTGAGGGATTCTCCCTGCTGTTCAAGAGACCCTTCAGCACATGCGACCCCAGAGATTACATCATagag GAGGGTACCGTTCACCTGATCTACGGAGTGTTGGATCAGCCAATCCGCTCTCTCCAGCAGCTCAACCTGTCCCAGATCGAGACAGGAGTGCAGAGGGCCCTCCTGCTGCGCCCAGACACCCCGTCCCCCTCCCTGCCCCGAGACGTACAGACCCTGGAGGTCCGGACCCCCGACATCACCATCCCCACCCAGGAGACCACCTACTGGTGCCACATCTTCCAACTGCCCCCCAACATGCCCAAGAACCACATCGTCATG TATGAGTCGGTGGTAACCCCTGGTAACGAGGCCATAGTGCACCACATGGAAGTGTTTGAGTGTTCTCCTGAGATGAGTACAGTCCCACAGTACAGCGGATCCTGTGACTCCAAGATGAAGCCCGCCAGCCTCAACTACTGTCGCCATGTTCTGGCGGCTTGGGCTATGGGGGCTaag tctTTCTACTACCCAGCTGATGCAGGGCTGCCTCTAGGAGGACCAGCGTCTTCCAGGTTCCTTCGCCTAGAGGTACACTACCACAACCCACTTCTCATATCAG GCCGTAAGGACAACTCTGGGGTGCGTCTCTACCACACCCCCAGCTTAAGGAGGTACGACGCGGGCATCATGGAGCTTGGGCTGGTCTACACCCCGGTCATGGCCATACCACCCAGAGAACAGAACTTCCATCTCACAGGATTCTGCACGTCCAAGTGTACACAGACT GCCCTTCCTCCAGGGGGGATCAACATCTTTGCGTCCCAGCTGCACACTCACTTGgcggggagaggggtgaggacgGTCCTGGTGAGGGGTGGAAGAGAGGTGAAGGTGGTACAGGAGGATAAGCATTTCAGCACCCACTATCAG ATAATCAGAATGCTGAGGAAGATGGTGACAGTGCTGCCT GGTGACGTCCTCTTGACGAAGTGTACATACAACACAGAGGACAGGAGCCAGCCTACAGTG GGAGGCTTTGGGATCATGGAGGAGATGTGTGTGAACTATGTACACTACTACCCCAGAACTCAACTAGAGCTCTGTAAGAGTAACGTTGACCCTGGATACCTGCAGAAGTACTTCAGCTTCATCAACAG gtTCCAGGGTGGTGATGTGTGTAGCTGTGGTCAGACCAGCGTGACGGACCAGTTCTCCTCTTTGTCCTGGGACTCCTTCAGTGGAGAGGTGCTCAACTCTCTCTACAACACCGCTCCAATCTCCATGGCCTGTAACCAGTCCTCTGCCAAGCTCTTCCCT GGCGACTGGGAAAGGCAGGAGCTTCCTGTTGTGACATCACAGCTCCAGAGGCCCCGCTACCCGTGTGAGGGGGGCAAGCTGCCCTCCCAGAGCAGTGAGCCCACCGTGGTGCAGCCTGATAGAGGTGAGGAGGTCTGA